A DNA window from Vigna unguiculata cultivar IT97K-499-35 chromosome 10, ASM411807v1, whole genome shotgun sequence contains the following coding sequences:
- the LOC114166613 gene encoding 2-alkenal reductase (NADP(+)-dependent)-like: protein MVLNNGSKSQDPITNTLTELLRISMAEVRNKKVVLRDYVVGFPKDSDMKTVEGSIRLKVPEGSNDVLLKNLYLSCDPYMRILMNKVESIDMHHHYTPSSPLIGYGVSKVMESGHSDYKKGDLVWGITKWEEYSFISPSQISFKILHTHVPLSYYTGILGMPGMTAYVGFFKLCSPRKGENVYVSAASGAVGQLVGQFAKLSGCYVVGSAGSRDKVDLLKNKLGFDEAFNYKEESDLNATLKRYFPEGIDIYFENVGGKTLDAVLPNMRLHGRIPVCGMVSQYNLSQPEGVTNLAHLIFKRIKMEGFLVTDFYHLYPKFLEFVLPLIKEGKVVYVEDIVEGLENAPAALVGLYTGRNVGKQVVVVADE from the exons ATGGTTCTAAATAATGGAAGTAAAAGCCAAGATCCCATAACCAACACACTCACAGAGCTTCTAAGAATTTCAATGGCAGAAGTGAGGAACAAGAAAGTGGTTCTGAGAGACTATGTGGTCGGTTTTCCTAAGGATTCCGACATGAAAACTGTTGAAGGAAGCATCAGATTGAAGGTTCCAGAAGGTTCCAATGATGTTCTTCTCAAAAATCTGTACCTCTCTTGTGACCCTTACATGAGAATCCTGATGAACAAGGTTGAAAGCATAGATATGCATCATCACTACACTCCTTCTTCT CCATTGATAGGATATGGTGTGTCTAAAGTGATGGAATCTGGACATTCAGATTATAAGAAAGGTGATTTGGTTTGGGGAATTACCAAATGGGAAGAGTATAGCTTTATCTCCCCATCTCAAATATCTTTCAAAATTCTCCACACTCATGTCCCACTTTCCTACTACACTGGAATTCTTG GTATGCCAGGAATGACTGCTTATGTTGGTTTCTTTAAATTATGTTCTCCCAGAAAAGGAGAAAATGTTTATGTTTCAGCTGCATCTGGTGCTGTTGGTCAACTTGTTGGCCAATTTGCCAAGTTGAGTGGTTGTTATGTTGTTGGAAGTGCTGGAAGCAGAGATAAG GTGGATCTGCTGAAGAACAAATTAGGATTTGATGAGGCTTTTAACTACAAAGAAGAGTCTGACCTCAATGCAACTTTGAAAAG ATACTTTCCAGAAGGCATTGATATTTACTTTGAGAATGTTGGGGGAAAGACACTTGATGCAGTACTCCCAAATATGAGACTCCATGGTCGGATACCTGTTTGTGGAATGGTTTCACAGTACAATCTTTCTCAACCAGAAGGTGTAACAAATTTGGCACATCTCATATTTAAGAGGATTAAAATGGAAGGTTTTCTTGTAACTGATTTCTACCATTTATATCCCAAATTCTTGGAGTTTGTGCTGCCTCTGATTAAAGAAGGGAAGGTTGTGTATGTGGAAGACATTGTTGAGGGTCTTGAGAATGCCCCTGCAGCCTTGGTTGGCCTCTACACTGGTCGGAATGTTGGTAAACAAGTGGTTGTTGTTGCTGATGagtaa
- the LOC114166550 gene encoding 2-alkenal reductase (NADP(+)-dependent)-like: MAEVRNKQVVLKNYVVGFPKESDMDIVEGTITLKVPEDSSDVLLKNLYLSCDPYMRLLMTKEEDLSLGVVTYTLHSPLTGNGVSEVVESRDPDYEKGDLVYGMTKWEEYSLIPSSQILFKIVHTDVPLSYYTGILGMPGLTAYGGFFDVSSPKKGDNVFVSAAAGAVGQLVGQFAKLSGCYVVGSAGSKEKVDLLKNKLGFDEAFNYKEEPDLNAALKRYFREGIDIYFENVGGKTLDTVLPNMRLHGRIPVCGMISQYNLTQPEGVTNLAHLIFKRVKMEGFNVNDFCHLFPKFLEFALPLIREGKVVYVEDIVEGLENAPAALVGLYTGGNVGKQVVVVAHE; this comes from the exons ATGGCAGAAGTGAGGAACAAACAAGTGGTTCTGAAGAACTATGTGGTTGGTTTTCCCAAAGAATCAGACATGGACATTGTCGAAGGAACCATAACATTGAAGGTTCCAGAAGATTCCTCTGATGTGCTCCTCAAAAATCTCTACCTCTCATGTGATCCCTACATGAGACTCCTCATGACCAAGGAGGAGGACCTTTCTCTCGGAGTTGTCACCTACACGCTTCACTCT CCACTGACAGGAAATGGTGTGTCTGAAGTGGTGGAATCTAGAGATCCAGATTATGAGAAAGGTGATTTAGTTTATGGAATGACTAAATGGGAAGAGTACAGTTTGATCCCCTCATCCCAAATACTTTTCAAAATTGTGCACACTGATGTTCCACTTTCCTACTACACTGGAATTCTTG GTATGCCAGGATTGACTGCTTATGGTGGTTTCTTTGATGTAAGTTCTCCCAAAAAAGGTGACAATGTTTTTGTTTCAGCTGCCGCTGGTGCTGTTGGTCAACTTGTTGGCCAATTTGCCAAGTTGAGTGGTTGTTATGTTGTTGGAAGTGCGGGAAGCAAAGAGAAG GTGGATCTGCTGAAGAATAAATTAGGATTTGATGAAGCCTTTAACTACAAGGAGGAGCCAGATCTCAATGCAGCTTTGAAAAG GTACTTTAGAGAAGGCATTGACATATACTTTGAGAATGTTGGGGGAAAGACACTTGATACAGTACTCCCAAATATGAGACTCCATGGTCGGATACCTGTTTGTGGAATGATCTCACAATACAATCTTACTCAACCAGAAGGTGTAACAAATTTGGCACATCTCATATTCAAGAGGGTTAAAATGGAAGGTTTTAATGTAAATGATTTCTGCCATTTATTTCCCAAATTCTTGGAGTTTGCCCTGCCTCTGATCAGAGAAGGGAAGGTTGTGTATGTGGAAGACATTGTTGAGGGTCTTGAGAATGCCCCTGCAGCCTTGGTTGGCCTCTATACTGGTGGCAATGTTGGTAAACAAGTGGTTGTTGTTGCTCATGAGTAA
- the LOC114165985 gene encoding 2-alkenal reductase (NADP(+)-dependent)-like: protein MAEVRNKQVVLKNYVVGFPKESDMDIVEGTITLKIPEGSSDVLLKNLYLSCDPYMRFLMAKNTYVGFGNYTLNSPLAGNGVSQVVESGHPDYKEGDLVWGFTNWEEYSLLSSAQIRFKIEHTDVPLSYYTGILGMPGMTAYAGFFELGSPKKGEKVFVSAASGAVGQLVGQFAKLNGCYVVGSAGSKEKVDLLKNKLGFDEAFNYKEEPDLNAALKRYFPEGIDIYFENVGGKTLDAVLPNMRLHGRIPVCGMISQYNLTQSEGVTNLAHLIFKRIKMEGFIVTDFYHLYPKFLEFVVPLIREGKVVYVEDIVEGLENGPAAMVGLFTGRNVGKQVISVVCE, encoded by the exons ATGGCAGAAGTGAGGAACAAGCAAGTGGTTCTGAAGAACTATGTGGTTGGTTTTCCCAAAGAATCAGACATGGACATTGTCGAAGGAACCATAACATTGAAGATTCCAGAAGGTTCTTCTGATGTGCTCCTAAAAAATCTCTACCTCTCATGTGATCCCTACATGCGATTCCTCATGGCCAAAAACACTTATGTCGGATTTGGCAACTACACGCTTAACTCT CCATTGGCAGGAAATGGTGTGTCTCAAGTGGTGGAATCTGGGCATCCAGATTATAAGGAAGGTGATTTAGTGTGGGGCTTTACCAACTGGGAAGAGTATAGCTTGTTATCTTCTGCTCAAATACGTTTCAAAATTGAGCACACTGATGTACCACTTTCCTACTACACTGGAATTCTTG GTATGCCAGGAATGACTGCTTATGCTGGTTTCTTTGAATTAGGTTCTCCCAAAAAAGGAGAAAAGGTTTTTGTTTCAGCTGCATCTGGTGCTGTTGGTCAACTTGTTGGCCAATTTGCCAAGTTGAATGGTTGTTATGTTGTTGGAAGTGCTGGAAGCAAAGAGAAG GTGGATCTGTTGAAGAATAAATTAGGATTTGATGAAGCTTTTAACTACAAGGAGGAGCCAGACCTCAATGCAGCTTTGAAAAG GTACTTTCCAGAAGGCATTGACATATATTTTGAGAATGTTGGAGGAAAGACACTTGATGCAGTACTCCCAAATATGAGACTCCATGGTCGAATACCTGTTTGTGGAATGATCTCACAGTACAATCTTACTCAATCAGAAGGTGTAACAAATTTGGCACATCTCATATTTAAGAGGATTAAAATGGAAGGTTTTATTGTAACTGATTTCTACCATTTATATCCCAAATTCTTGGAGTTTGTGGTGCCTCTGATTAGAGAAGGGAAGGTTGTGTATGTGGAAGACATTGTTGAGGGCCTTGAGAATGGCCCTGCAGCCATGGTTGGTCTCTTCACTGGTCGCAATGTCGGAAAACAAGTGATTAGTGTTGTTTGTGAGTAA
- the LOC114167481 gene encoding 2-alkenal reductase (NADP(+)-dependent)-like, which produces MAEVRNKQVVLKNYVVGFPKESDMNIVEGAITLNVPQGSSDMLVKNLYLSCDPYMRLLMTKEENPSLGVVTYTPHSPLTGHGVSQVVESGNPDYEKGDLVYAMTKWEEYSLIPSSQICFKIEHTDVPLSYYIGILGMPGITAYTGFFELGSPKKGENVYVSAASGAVGHLVGQFAKLSGCYVVGSAGSKEKVDLLKNKLGFDEAFNYKEESDLNAALKRYFREGIDIYFENVGGKTLDAVLPNMRLHGRIPVCGMVSQYNLAQPEGVTNLAYLIFKRVKMEGFIVADFCHLFPKFLEFVLPLIREGKVVYVEDIVEGLENAPAALVGLFNGRNVGKQVVDVGHE; this is translated from the exons ATGGCAGAAGTGAGGAACAAGCAAGTGGTTCTGAAGAACTATGTGGTTGGTTTTCCCAAAGAATCAGACATGAACATTGTCGAAGGAGCCATAACATTGAATGTTCCACAAGGTTCCTCTGATATGCTTGTCAAAAATCTCTACCTCTCATGTGATCCCTACATGAGACTCCTCATGACCAAGGAAGAGAACCCTTCTCTAGGAGTTGTCACCTACACACCTCACTCT CCATTGACAGGACATGGAGTGTCTCAAGTGGTGGAATCAGGAAATCCAGATTATGAGAAAGGTGATTTAGTTTATGCAATGACTAAATGGGAAGAGTACAGTTTGATCCCCTCATCCCAAATATGTTTCAAAATAGAGCACACTGATGTGCCACTTTCCTACTACATTGGAATTCTTG GTATGCCAGGAATAACTGCTTATACTGGTTTCTTTGAGTTAGGTTCTCccaaaaaaggagaaaatgttTATGTTTCAGCTGCATCTGGTGCTGTTGGTCACCTTGTAGGCCAATTTGCCAAGTTGAGTGGTTGCTATGTTGTTGGAAGTGCTGGAAGCAAAGAGAAG GTGGATCTGTTGAAGAATAAGTTAGGGTTTGATGAAGCTTTTAACTACAAAGAGGAGTCAGATCTCAATGCAGCTTTGAAAAG GTACTTTAGAGAAGGCATTGACATATACTTTGAGAATGTTGGGGGGAAGACACTTGATGCAGTACTCCCAAATATGAGACTCCATGGTCGGATACCTGTTTGTGGAATGGTCTCACAGTACAATCTTGCTCAACCAGAAGGTGTAACAAACTTGGCATATCTCATATTCAAGAGGGTTAAAATGGAAGGTTTTATTGTAGCTGATTTCTGCCATTTATTTCCCAAATTCTTGGAGTTTGTCCTGCCTCTGATCAGAGAAGGGAAGGTTGTGTATGTGGAAGACATTGTTGAGGGTCTTGAGAATGCCCCTGCAGCCTTGGTTGGCCTCTTCAATGGTCGCAATGTTGGTAAACAAGTGGTTGATGTTGGTCACGAGTAA